atggaaaaaaataagcatgagTCACATGGAATATGTTTTGGCTAAgaaaatacaatgttgaataaatgcttttgtttttcttaaaaaattaaataatgatatttatgtTCCTACTTTTGGGGCAATTAAGCCAATGAAAATtaggaattaaatttaaatgaaataagctaatgaAGAGCGAATGTTATAGCTATGTAGGgtgcctgaggaaaaaaaaacaacaaaacttatGTGAAACATATATgaggaatattatgaaaatttactGAAAGAgctaaacaaatagaaataatggATAGGAAGATTCAGTGTCAAATACTCAATTGTCTGAAATGCAATTCAAACAAATATCTTAATTGCCTTTCATGGATTCTGAGACCCTGAACTTGTGGTAATTGAAAACAAACTATATAGGAAATGGTAAAAGAAATAGccaagctattcttttttttttttttatgatagtcacagagagagagagagagagagagagagagagagagaggcagagacacaggcagaggaagaagcaggctccatgcactgggagcctgatgtgggattcgatccggggtctccaggatcgcaccctgggccaaaggcaggcaccaaaccgctgcgccacccagggatccccagccaagctattcttaaaagagaaaacaaaagctggAGAGGGACACATATTCTGCTAGAAAATGAGATAATACCAATCAGTAGTCATTTAAAAGTCCTATACTAACATAGGGTCAAACAAGTAGAAATGGATGCAACCATTTAATAATATCAGATTTTATAAatttgggtggtggtggtggtatcacagtatttattaagttttataataacatatgtgttatatatattcttctttatggtatattatttatctttgatGCACATTGTCTCAGACCTTAGCTGGGCAGAAATTCAAGACCAACTTAGCAGGTGGATCTGGCTTAGGGTATCTCATGATGTTCGGTCACATGTCAGCCAGGGCTGCCAACGTCTTAAGAATTGACTAGAGCTAGAAAATCTGCATCTATGGTGCCTCACTCACATGCTTAGTGCTGTATTTTGGAAGGAGGACTCAGTTCTTTCTTACTGATTTCTTCTTACTGGGCCTACATGGgctgcttcatttttttgttttgttttgttttattgccaTGTGtcagctggcttctcccagaagAAGTGATTGAAGAGAAAGCAAGGTAGAAACTATAATACCTCATATGACCTAGCTTTTGAAGTCATACACCATCAGACACCTATTTAATAGGGGAGGAAACTACACAAGAGCATAAATATCTAAAATGTGGAGTACTGGATGCCATCTTGGGTGTTGGTTATTATAGTACATttcatatattacatttttaaaataaagaaaaatatctttcctgGGCAATGGAATACCAACTAATCTCGCCAATTATGCTCTGAATACCGTGAAAGAATgcaatttatataattatttattaagccATAACCTCACCCACAAGAAAAAATGCCACAGGGCTTATGCGAAATATTTACTTATTGACTgacttatataaaataaatttatctaaaAGTGTTGGGTACCTTGATAAATAGGAAAAGCTTGATATCTTTACATAACCAAATGCTGCCATAATATGACAGACCattttcatttccagtttttgtttgaGGTTTGAACATACTTTTTTCTGcataaaaatcaatgatttttgaagagtattttgGCCATTCCATCTATAATCTATATGTTACAGTACATATGAGAAAATGATAGTGTGACATTAAGTTATCTTTATACCTAGACCCTaacaaatttaacttttaaaggaatattgcaataaaaaatatgcttagttctttctatatttatttcaaaaacagtaaaattagtGTTATTTCTCCTTTGAAATATGGATATAAGTATTGAGTAAGCATAGTTAATGGAATTTTGCATACTCACATATATCCTGTTGATCAAATAAAGTATAGTAAAACTATGAAGTTCAGTATTGTATTTGGAGCCAAAATGTTTTTGGTTTCTCCTCTGATGTAACAGAACTTTTCTATGCTGTTACAGGAGAGTTTTCATCTTTTACTTGGAAAATTGCAACACTACTACACAAGTCAAGTCTTAACACATTTAACATTTGCTTATTGAAACCAATGTCATAAAGTCAAATAGGTAgtcaatttattaaattaaaatttgatatgAGGTTCACCCTTGTTGTACAATAGCATTAATGGcctccctcttctgctctctgTCATGCTGAGCTGCTATGAAGCCCCTGCCAGTAAGTTCATAAGAGCTTAAAACCGTCATCACCACTCCAACTCTTATCAGGGCATAAAAATAGTTGAAGCAGATCACCCAGGAAAGCTCTTCATTGGTGGCCTCAATACAAAAACAATTGAGAAATCCCTTGAAACAGTATTTGacaaatatggaaaaatagtAGAAGTTATATTGATGAAAGATCATGAAACCAACAAATCAAGAGAATTTGCTTTTGTCACATTTGAAAGCCCAGCAGATGCTAAGGATGCAGCCAGAGATGTGAATGGAAAGTCCTTAGACCGAAAAGCCATCAAGGTAGAACAAACCACTAAACCATCATTTGAAAGTGATAGATGTGAACCACCTCTACCTCCAAAAAGCAGAGGCCGTCCAAGAGGTctcagaggtggaggaggaggaaggggaggaatcAGGGGACCTCTTTCATGCAGGGGACACATGGATAATGGTGGCtattctatgaattttaacataaattattCCAGGGGACCACTTCCAATAAAAAAGGGGACCACCACCACAAAGTGGCTGTCTTCCTCCTAAAGATTTGCCTCTTCAGGACCAGTTCACAGCAGCAGTGAAATGGAAGGAAGGGCTCTGGTGCAATATGGAAGAGATAGTTATGGAGACACACCTTGAAGGGAACCCCTGCCCTCTTGTAGAGATGTTTATTTATCCCCAAGAGATGATGGGCATTCTACTAAAGACAGCATTTCAAGCACAGATTACCCAAGTTCTCCTGATACAAAAGATTAAGCACCACCACCAAGAGATTATATTTACTGTGACTCTGGTCATTCTAGTTCACATGATGACTACCCATCAAGAGGCTATAGTGATAGAGATAGCTATGGTCCTGATTCTAACTATTCAGATCATCCAAGTGGAGGTTCCTACAGAGATTCATATGAGAGTTATGGTAACTCATGTGATGTCCCCCTACAAGAGGGCCCCTGCCATCTTATGGTGGATGCAGTCTCTGTGATGATTACAGCAGCTCATATGATGGATATGGCAGAAAGCAAGACAGGCAGCTGAAGTGATCTCTACTCAAGTGGTAATGATTAGGATGGCAGACAAGAAAGAGGGCTTCCCCCTTCTATGGAAAGGAAGTACCCTCCTCCATGTGATTCCTACAACACTTCAAGCTGTAGAGCACCGAGAGGTGGTGGCTGTGGAGGAAGCTGATCtgatagagggagaggcagaagcagatatTAAAAACCAAACTTTGGACCAGAATCCCCATtcaaaaaaacaaggaaacaaacaaagaaaaacccaatgactattaaaaggaaaaaatgtgttacctttttaaaatttcctgtgaAGTTCTCATACCATTATTTTTATGTCcttgtgaggggaaaaaagtaaacttGTTTAACCTTTCTTGACTTTATGACATTGCTTTTGGCAAGCAAATGTTAAATGTGTTAAGACCTGACTTCTGCACTAGTgttgtattttccaaataaaagtgTCCCAAAAGGCCACTTTCTATATCTGATTTTCCCCAGTAAATGAGGCAAACAATTCTAAGACCTTCCACAAACATCTAGCCATCTAAAATGGAGAGGTAAATCCTTCTGCCTGTACAAACAAGCTAGCTAATAGAGGATGGTAGGAGTATACTACTCTTAGGATTTCAGAGTGTCTTCAAACTGAAATCTCAATGTTCTCAGTATGAAAAACCTGAGATCATCAGATGCTTATGTAAGAAAAGTGCTCTTTGCCCAGCAAAtccaaaaaaagtaaatggataaTTCTGGCCATATTTtgcctttctgatatttccttggAATCTACAGGAacctcccctttcccctctccccaaaATACCATTTAAGTGTGTGCTAAGCAACTACAGAACACTAAATAAAAAGTTtgcccaaaaccaaaaaataaaaaatttaatatgacttcaatcttcttaaatttgttaagacttgttttctGACCTATCATATGATCTATCCTTGAAAATGTTCCATGTGGACTTGAGAAGAGGTGTATCCTGCTGCTGTTGTATGGAATGTTCTATATTATATCTGTTAGTTTTATTTAGAGTATAGTTCAAGTTCAATGTCtgcttattgatttttctgtctggatgacctATTCATTGCTGAATGTGGAGTTTTGAAGCCCCCTACTAGTATTATATcattatctatttctttcttcataactgttaatatttgcttaatatattttgatgctCCTCTGTTGGGTGCATATAAATTCACAATTGTTACATCCTCTTGATAAattgacctctttatcattatataattaccttctttgtttcttgttactgCTTTTGGCTTAAAGTGTATTTTGACTGATGTAAGTATAATTTTCCCTGCCCtctttggtttctattttcttgtaatatctttttctatcccttttctTTAAACGTATATTAAAGCTAAAGTGAGTTTCTGGTagatagcatatagttgggtcttgtgtttttttcatccagctattttatgtcttttgatggTAGAATTcagtctatttatatttaaagtaattattggtagatAAGAACTTGCTAATACCATCttgttgttttctggttgtttagTAGTTCTCTTgtccatgtttttctcttttgccatgttcctttgtgatttgatgattttctgtatTGGTATACTTTGATTCCCTCCACTTTGTCTTTTGTGAACCTACTATAGATTTTTACTTTGTGGTTACCCGGAGgattacataaaacattttaaagatacaagTCTTGTTTATACTGTTAACAACTAAACTTCAATAGCCTACAAAAACTACACTTTACTCaacccatttattttttgtttattgaaatatatttggcaTATAACAATGTGTAGTTTAAGGCATACAATGTGTTAATTTGacacatttatattttgaaatatgattgCAGTTATAGAATTAGCTACCACCTTATCATGTTACATAATtatcctttgggtttttttgtgctAGATATAaataagatctagtctcttagcaagtttgatGTGTTTATTATATAATGTTGTCAATAATCACCATACTGTGCATTAGATcaccaggacttatttatttgctAGTTACAAATTTGTAACATTCAAACAATATCTTTCTCAATccctccaggccctggcaaccaccattttattggttttatgaatttgcctttttcttagattccacatactgcattcgtctttctctgtctgatttatctcactttctctgtctgacatagctgaataacattttattatatatataaaagttatattaataatttatataaatacatatatatatgtatatatataacttctttacccattcatctgttaataGCACTTAagttttctccatatctttggctattgggaataatgctgcaataaacatggtaATGCATATATCCCCTTgatatcttgttttcatttcctttgagtaTATTCTAAGATGTGGAATTGCTCGATGATTTAgttgacctatttttaattttttgaggaacctccatattgttttctatagtaGTTGAgccaacagtgtacaaggattttcttttctgcacatcttcatcaacacttgttatctcttgtatTCTTGATGATagacattctaataggtgtgagttaatatctaattgtggttttcatttgcatttccctgattattagtaatgttgatcatcttttcatgtacctattggccatttgttctttggagaaatgtctttttagTCCCTCCACCCactttttaatcaaattgttcattttgttgttgttactgagctgtatgaattcttcatatattgtggatattaaccccttatctgatatatgatttacacatattttctctcattccgtagtttgccttttcattttgctgattgcttcttttgctgtgcagaagcatttaagtttgatatagtcccatttgTTGGTTTGTGCTTTTGCTGTTTGTGCTTTTGATTTCAGATTcaaaaaattattgtaaagaCCAATGTCAAAGGGcttcctttctgtgttttttcctaggtattttaaGGTATGTGGTCATAAAtcttaagtctttaatccattttgaattaatttttgtgagtggtgtaagatgGGATCCAATTCCATTTTTTTGGCATACAGTTAGCATTTTTCCtcagtgccatttgttgaagagattatcctttctccattgagtattcttggctctctTGTTAAATATTAGTTAGCCATATATGTGGAAGTTTAAATGTAGCCCCtgtcttctgttccattggtctgcaTGTCTATTTTTATGATGGTACCAAaccattttgattactgtagctttgtaatatagtttgaaatcagggagtgtgatgcctctagctttgttgttctttttcatgattgATTTGACTATTACAGGTCTTTTGTGgttgcatataaattttaggattgtttttctatttctacaatgtttcttttatgtctttgatGTTACAGTTTACCTTTTAAGACTCTTgttcttaaaaaagaagactCTTGTTCTTTAGCCTTATATAAGACTTAAGTAGTTAATACTCCACCATGTTATGGTGTTAAAGTATTCTGAATTTAACCATATTCTTGATTTTACCCAtgtgttaaaatttttcatattttcatattactaATTTGCATCCTGTCATTTCAGCTTGGAGAACTCTCAGCATTTTTTGTACAGtgggtttagtggtgatgaattccttcaatttttgtttgtctggaaaggTCTTTAttcaccttcatttctgaaggacagctttaACAGTAAAGTACTCTTGGCTGGctgcttttttctttcagcactttggatATACCATTCCACTCTCTCCTGACTTATAAAATTTCTACTGAGAAATATGCTGATTGCCTTAAGGGTATTCCCTTGTAAGtcataagcttttttttcttgctgctttgaaatttctctctttgcttgtgatttttttggacaattttatttataatatgtctCGGAAAGGATCTCTTTAGgcagattttttgttgttgttgactgtGAGCAAGTCAGCAAGAGCTTCAAAATCTCTCCCCACATTTTGcaagttctcagccattatttatttaaataatcttcctgccctcttttccccctcttctccttctggaactctaGTAATTTTCAAATTGGTACCTTTGATGATATCCCacagatcttttttctttgttctcctctaaatggataatttcaaaatttcttataactcacagattctttcttctgctttattcaTCCTGATCTTGATGGtctatgtttcatttttcatttatttcattgtcttcttcagctccagaatttctgtgTGGTTCttctatatgatttttatctctttgcttaacttctctttttgtggattgttttcctggtttccttacattgtctttctgtgttttcttgtagctCACTGAGTTTTCTTAAAACAGCTATTTTTTATACCAAATGTGTATTTTCAGTTATCCCCCCACAGCTCCCCAGTTTTTTGTGGGCAGGTACAAAGGACCCTTTAAGTGTTTCTGGAGTTTAAAGAGAGGAATGGGAGACCTAAAGCCTGCCCTGTCTGAATTCCATGCTGGAGAAGATAGGTTCAAAGGACTCCTTGTCTCACCTCCTGTCAGCACTGGCCAAGCCCAGGGCTGGGACCTAGGAGTTGATGATTTGGGGAACAGTGCTACACCTGTCTCCACTGTTTGTTTTACTTTCCCCCAAATGGATCTTTTTTCTAAGGGTCCTAGAGAATGGGAAATTGCTcctgtaaatatatattcttaaaggTGAAAAAACAGCTATTTTTGATTCCTTATCAAATAAATTACAGTTTTTGTGTCTTTGGGTTCAGTTACTAGAATTTATTGTGATCTTAGATGGTGtcatattaatttgatttttcatgATCCTTGAAGTTTTGTGTTACTCTTTCCAAGTGCAGTAGCTGTCGCCTCCTCAAGTCTTTACTATCTGCCTTTGGGAGAGAGATAATTTCTGTCAGCCCCTCTAGAGATTCTGGGGCTATCTCAGACTTTCTATGGGTACACCTGCTCCATGCTTTTTGCTCCCTATTGTGTCAGAATTCTTAAACTTGTATGCTTTCTCGGTATCCTGCAAGGCTCCAGGCCAAGTGCTGACagcctccctttttttctcaaaGGTAAAGCTAAAGCTTACATTTATGgtctctccctccctggcctgCAGATTTGGGCGAGCTTTCAGCTTTTCCATATGTCAAAGCTTGTTCTCAGCACTCACATCAGGAGCTTGCACCGAGAGCCAatcacagggtggggtggggtgtgcatAAGGTACACAGGACACTGTGGTTCCTATGGGCCAGCTGGGGAAGTAGGGAAGATCTGCAAGTGAGGCATTCCCACCTGTCCACGGATGGGCTCCTTGATGAAGTCTGTGATGCATTTAGTAGGATCTGTGTACCTTAAATCCCTTCTGAGAGTCCTATCTGCTTCTCTCACAGCCTCTTTCTACCCTCCAGTCATGTGGCTCACAATTTAGTACTCTGGATGGGGTGAAAGAGAAATAAGCTCTTTTGGCAGTATCCTGCACAAGGGCAGAAGCCAGATGCTTATGCACAcactctccttttcctctgcagGAGAAACCATGGCCCAAGAGATCTTTCTTGCCCATAAGCTGTGCTGCCCAAGGGGTGATGCAGGTAAAGTCAAGCCATTTTTCTTACCCACTTCAATGTGTCCAAACTTGTATGTTTTTGTTCTAGCAATGTGCTGATACTTTtcctctggaaacctggattttTGAAGGGTTATCTTGTTCATAGGTGATTGTCTAAGAGTTTTTCCCAAGGACTCCTGGACTTTGGCTGAGAGGGGCTGGTGCCAGTTTATAAGTCATTGCAGATTCCACATCTGTGACTGAGATCTGTCTGCCTATTACCCAACACACAGGTAGGCAGGCCTTCTCCCAGGTTTCTTGGTATGTGGTATTGAATCCCATAGCTCCCACAAAGGCATTTTGAATGgatattgaagttttattttttgggggggaagacAAATATTAGGAATGTCAGATGCTTCCATTATGCTGACttcactttcttttgttttctttggagaccTGTTTGAATCAGTTATTGCCTTGGTTTAACATAAGTTGATTTTTAGAACTCTGCTTGTCACATAGGAAACACTCAACTGTtgctaaaaataaatctaaattgtAG
The window above is part of the Vulpes lagopus strain Blue_001 chromosome X, ASM1834538v1, whole genome shotgun sequence genome. Proteins encoded here:
- the LOC121482465 gene encoding uncharacterized protein LOC121482465, producing MNCQKKVLSGSLQIYDIDAITFSFVDVLFHLEVKGIKIVEADHPGKLFIGGLNTKTIEKSLETVFDKYGKIVEVILMKDHETNKSREFAFVTFESPADAKDAARDVNGKSLDHMEEIVMETHLEGNPCPLVEMFIYPQEMMGILLKTAFQAQITQVLLIQKIKHHHQEIIFTVTLVILVHMMTTHQEAIVIEIAMVLILTIQIIQVEVPTEIHMRVMVTHVMSPYKRAPAILWWMQSL